One Cryptomeria japonica chromosome 9, Sugi_1.0, whole genome shotgun sequence genomic window carries:
- the LOC131066725 gene encoding uncharacterized protein LOC131066725 has translation MGKQNRSMERRQRRYKEIAEARAIPYSEADRWWSTDTLAVVTGSNRGIGFEIVQQLAKHGLAVVLTSRDSDKGQEVVASLQKQGLNVVFHQLDIVDTNSVNQFAKWVEENFGGIDILVNNAGANFNTGSSNSVEHAQTVIYTNYYGSKRMIESMLPLMRSSASGARILNVGSRLGRINGRRNKIGDELLRNQLEDEEHLTEELIDNTVERFLEQVKEGTWISGGWPQNFTDYSVSKLAVNSYTRLLSRRLSDRPAGSKIYANCYCPGWVKTDMTGGEGIATADEGADTGVWTVLLPPESPTGKFFAERREIRY, from the exons ATGGTGGTCTACAGATACACTGGCAGTAGTAACTGGAAGTAATAGAGGTATTGGATTTGAGATTGTTCAACAACTTGCTAAGCATGGCCTGGCTGTTGTTCTCACTTCAAGGGATAGTGATAAAGGACAGGAAGTGGTTGCATCTTTACAGAAACAGGGATTAAATGTGGTTTTCCATCAATTAGATATAGTGGATACAAATTCTGTAAATCAGTTTGCCAAATGGGTTGAAGAAAATTTTGGCGGCATTGATATTCTG GTGAATAATGCAGGTGCCAATTTTAATACTGGCTCAAGCAACTCAGTTGAGCATGCACAAACTGTGATATATACAAATTACTATGGTTCCAAACGGATGATAGAGTCCATGCTTCCTCTAATGAGATCATCAGCATCTGGTGCCCGAATTCTGAATGTTGGCTCCCGACTGGGCAGGATAAATGGAAGGCGGAAT AAAATTGGTGACGAGCTGCTAAGGAATCAACTTGAAGACGAGGAACATCTTACAGAAGAACTCATTGATAATACCGTTGAAAGATTTTTGGAACAAGTGAAAGAAGGGACGTGGATCTCTGGTGGATGGCCACAAAATTTTACAGACTATTCAGTCTCAAAACTAGCTGTCAATTCTTATACTCGTTTGCTTTCAAGGAGGCTTTCAGATCGCCCTGCAGGTTCAAAGATATATGCCAACTGCTACTGTCCAGGCTGGGTCAAGACCGATATGACGGGTGGGGAAGGTATCGCAACTGCAGATGAAGGTGCAGATACAGGAGTATGGACAGTCTTACTTCCTCCAGAGTCACCTACAGGAAAGTTTTTTGCTGAAAGGCGTGAAATACGCTACTGA